Proteins from one Drosophila gunungcola strain Sukarami chromosome 3R, Dgunungcola_SK_2, whole genome shotgun sequence genomic window:
- the LOC128252181 gene encoding LOW QUALITY PROTEIN: glutathione S-transferase D1 (The sequence of the model RefSeq protein was modified relative to this genomic sequence to represent the inferred CDS: inserted 3 bases in 2 codons), whose protein sequence is MLDFYYMMYSAPCRSVLMTXGLELNKKQVDLDAGEHLKPEFIKINPQHTIPTXIMMYLAEKYAKDDPLYPKDPQQRAVVNHRLFFDLGPLYQSYVDYYFPQLFEDVKKPADPENLKKIDAAFNIFNTLLEDQQYAALNKLTLADFTLLATVSTFEITGYDFGKYPNVVRWYDNAKKVIPGWEENWVGCEYYKKLYLGGLQDKQ, encoded by the exons ATGTTGGACTTTTACTATATGATGTACTCGGCACCCTGCCGTTCAGTCCTGATGAC GGGATTGGAGCTGAACAAGAAGCAGGTCGACCTGGATGCCGGTGAGCATCTGAAGCCCGAGTTCATCAAGATCAACCCCCAGCACACGATTCCCA CTATTATGATGTATCTGGCTGAAAAGTATGCCAAGGATGACCCACTGTACCCCAAGGATCCCCAGCAGAGGGCCGTGGTGAATCATCGCTTGTTCTTCGACCTGGGCCCTCTCTACCAGAGCTATGTCGACTACTACTTTCCCCAGTTGTTTGAGGACGTGAAGAAGCCGGCTGATCCCGAGAATCTGAAGAAGATCGATGCAGCCTTCAATATATTCAACACTCTGTTGGAAGATCAGCAGTATGCAGCCCTCAACAAGTTGACTCTGGCCGACTTTACCCTGCTGGCCACCGTATCCACTTTTGAAATAACAGGGTATGACTTTGGAAAATATCCGAATGTGGTCAGGTGGTACGATAATGCCAAGAAGGTGATTCCGGGCTGGGAGGAGAACTGGGTGGGCTGCGAGTACTACAAGAAATTGTATCTGGGCGGCCTTCAGGACAAACAATGA
- the LOC128252180 gene encoding glutathione S-transferase 1-1 has protein sequence MADFYYLPGSAPCRSVIMTAKAVGVELNKKLLNLQAGEQLKPEFLKINPQHTIPTLVDNGFALWESRAILVYLVEKYGKTDSLYPKCPKKRAVINQRLYFDMGTLYQSFANYYYPQVFAKAPADPEAFKKIEAAFEFLNTFLEGQEYAAGDSLTVADIALVASVSTFEVAGFEISKYANVNKWYENAKKVTPGWEENWAGCLEFKKFFE, from the coding sequence ATGGCTGATTTCTACTACCTGCCCGGCTCCGCCCCCTGCCGCTCCGTGATCATGACCGCCAAGGCCGTGGGCGTTGAGCTGAACAAGAAGCTGCTCAACCTGCAGGCCGGCGAGCAGCTGAAGCCGGAGTTCCTGAAGATCAACCCCCAGCACACCATCCCCACGCTGGTGGACAACGGGTTCGCGCTGTGGGAGTCGCGCGCCATCCTGGTCTACCTGGTGGAGAAGTACGGCAAGACCGACTCGCTGTACCCCAAGTGCCCCAAGAAGCGCGCCGTGATCAACCAGCGCCTGTACTTCGACATGGGAACGCTGTACCAGAGCTTCGCCAACTACTACTACCCGCAGGTGTTCGCCAAGGCGCCCGCCGATCCCGAGGCCTTCAAGAAGATCGAGGCGGCCTTCGAGTTCCTGAACACGTTCCTGGAGGGACAGGAGTACGCCGCCGGCGACTCGCTCACCGTCGCCGACATCGCCCTGGTGGCCTCCGTCTCCACCTTCGAGGTGGCCGGATTCGAGATCAGCAAGTACGCCAACGTCAACAAGTGGTACGAGAACGCCAAGAAGGTCACCCCCGGCTGGGAGGAGAACTGGGCCGGTTGCCTGGAGTTCAAGAAGTTCTTCGAATAA
- the LOC128252187 gene encoding uncharacterized protein LOC128252187, with amino-acid sequence MDFYYMPGSGGCRTVIMVAKALGLELNKKLVNTMEGDQLKPEFVKLNPQHTIPTLVDNGFSVWESRAIAVYLVEKYGKDDSLFPKDPKMQAVVNQRLYFDMGTLTDAFAKYYYPLFRTGKPGTEEDFKKIDTAFGFLDTFLEGQDYVAGDQLTVADIAILANVSTFEIIDYDFSKHTNVVRWYANAKKVTPGWDENWEGLQQMKAFFESRHDTIAVFKMDLYYLPLVSACRSVLMVAKALNLDLNKKLLNTLNKEQLNPDFIKINPQHTIPTLVDNGFVIWESRAVAVYLIEQYAKDDSLYPKDPKKQAVINQRLYFDMGSMYPSLANYYYKVFITGQYGSEEEFKKVQEAFDFLNTFLEGQEFVAGDQYTVADIAILASVSTFDALEFDLSTYPNVARWYANAKKITPGWEENWAGAQDVKKVVDEKKNAAK; translated from the exons ATGGATTTCTACTACATGCCAGGTAGCGGTGGATGCCGTACGGTCATCATGGTGGCCAAGGCTCTGGGACTCGAGCTGAACAAGAAACTGGTGAACACCATGGAGGGCGATCAGCTGAAGCCGGAGTTCGTGAAGCTGAACCCCCAGCACACCATCCCCACCCTGGTGGACAATGGATTCTCTGTTTGGGAATCGCGTGCCATCGCCGTTTATCTGGTGGAGAAGTACGGCAAGGATGACTCCCTCTTCCCCAAGGATCCCAAGATGCAGGCCGTGGTCAACCAGCGCCTGTACTTCGACATGGGCACTCTGACCGATGCCTTTGCCAAGTACTACTATCCCCTTTTCCGCACCGGAAAGCCGGGCACCGAAGAGGACTTCAAGAAAATCGATACCGCCTTTGGGTTCCTGGACACCTTCCTGGAGGGACAGGACTACGTGGCCGGAGACCAGCTCACCGTGGCCGATATTGCCATCCTGGCCAATGTCTCCACTTTCGAGATTATTGACTACGACTTCAGCAAGCACACCAATGTGGTCAGGTGGTACGCCAACGCCAAGAAGGTGACTCCCGGATGGGATGAGAACTGGGAGGGTCTGCAGCAGATGAAGGCTTTCTTCGAGTCCCGT CACGATACGATCGCAGTCTTTAAGATGGATCTATACTACCTGCCCCTGGTCAGCGCATGTCGCTCCGTTCTCATGGTAGCCAAGGCGCTGAATCTTGACCTGAACAAGAAGCTATTGAACACCCTGAACAAAGAGCAGCTGAACCCGGATTTCATCAAGATCAACCCCCAGCACACCATTCCCACGTTGGTGGACAATGGCTTCGTCATCTGGGAGTCGCGTGCCGTCGCCGTTTACCTGATTGAGCAGTACGCCAAGGACGACTCCCTGTACCCCAAGGATCCCAAGAAGCAGGCCGTGATCAACCAGCGCCTCTATTTCGACATGGGCTCCATGTATCCGTCGTTGGCCAACTACTACTACAAGGTGTTCATCACCGGCCAGTACGGCAGTGAAGAGGAATTTAAGAAGGTCCAGGAAGCCTTTGATTTCCTGAACACCTTCCTGGAGGGCCAGGAGTTCGTGGCTGGTGACCAGTACACCGTGGCCGACATCGCCATTCTCGCCAGTGTCTCCACTTTCGATGCCCTCGAGTTCGACCTCAGCACGTACCCGAATGTGGCCAGGTGGTACGCCAATGCCAAGAAGATTACTCCTGGCTGGGAGGAAAACTGGGCCGGCGCACAGGATGTGAAGAAGGTAGTCGATGAGAAAAAGAATGCAGCAAAATAG
- the LOC128252177 gene encoding glutathione S-transferase D4: MDFYYAPRGSGCRTVIMVAKALGLELNKKQLRLSEGEHLRPEFLKLNPQHTIPTLVDNGFAIWESRAIAIYLVEKYGKDDSLYPKDPQKRALINQRLFFDLGTLYDSFKRYYYPFVRTGQFGTADDFKKVEAAFEFLNIFLEGQNHVACSQFTLADIAILSSVSTFDIVEFDISKYINVDRWYAKAKKYTPGWEENWEGLQQLKTVYEDQKAAAK; encoded by the coding sequence ATGGATTTCTACTACGCACCTCGTGGAAGTGGATGCCGTACGGTTATAATGGTTGCCAAGGCCCTCGGTCTGGAGCTGAACAAAAAGCAGCTGCGACTCTCGGAGGGGGAGCACCTGAGGCCAGAGTTCCTGAAACTCAATCCCCAGCACACCATCCCCACGCTGGTGGACAACGGGTTCGCTATTTGGGAGTCCCGTGCCATCGCCATTTATCTGGTGGAGAAATACGGCAAGGATGACTCTCTCTATCCCAAGGATCCTCAGAAGCGTGCCTTGATCAATCAGCGTTTGTTCTTCGATCTGGGTACACTGTACGATTCGTTCAAGAGATACTACTACCCATTCGTCCGTACCGGTCAGTTTGGAACTGCCGACGATTTCAAGAAGGTCGAAGCCGCCTTTGAGTTCCTGAACATTTTTCTCGAGGGCCAGAACCACGTGGCTTGCAGCCAGTTCACCCTCGCCGACATTGCCATCCTGTCGAGCGTTTCCACTTTCGATATCGTTGAGTTTGACATCAGCAAGTACATTAATGTGGACAGGTGGTACGCCAAAGCAAAGAAATATACCCCTGGATGGGAAGAGAATTGGGAGGGTCTGCAGCAATTGAAGACTGTTTACGAGGATCAAAAGGCAGctgcaaaataa
- the LOC128252176 gene encoding glutathione S-transferase D5-like has product MDFYYTPLGSGCRIVVMVAKAVGVDLAKKHLDTSKMEHLKPEFLKLNPQHTIPTLVDHGFPFWESRAIAVYLVEKYGKDDSLFPKDPKIRAVINQRLYFDMGILYVALANYYYKAFATGHFGTAEEFKKVEDSFELLNTFLEGQDYLAGDHLTVADIAILGSVSTFDALEFDLSKYSNVAKWYSNAKKVTPGWEENWEGALELKKVIDAKKNATAN; this is encoded by the coding sequence ATGGATTTCTACTATACGCCACTGGGCAGTGGATGTCGCATTGTTGTTATGGTGGCAAAGGCCGTCGGAGTTGATCTGGCTAAGAAGCATTTGGATACCTCGAAGATGGAGCACCTGAAACCTGAGTTTCTGAAACTAAACCCCCAACACACCATTCCCACCCTGGTCGATCATGGATTCCCTTTTTGGGAGTCTCGTGCCATTGCAGTCTATTTGGTGGAGAAATATGGAAAGGATGACTCCCTTTTCCCAAAGGATCCCAAGATCCGTGCTGTAATTAATCAACGCCTTTACTTTGACATGGGCATCTTGTACGTGGCTTTGGCCAATTACTACTACAAAGCTTTTGCCACTGGCCATTTCGGCACTGCAGAGGAATTCAAAAAAGTGGAAGACAGTTTCGAATTGTTAAATACCTTTTTAGAGGGTCAGGACTACTTGGCCGGTGATCACCTCACTGTGGCCGACATTGCCATTCTCGGAAGTGTTTCTACTTTTGATGCTCTTGAGTTCGACTTAAGTAAATATTCCAATGTGGCCAAGTGGTATTCGAATGCAAAGAAAGTTACTCCCGGCTGGGAAGAAAACTGGGAAGGTGCCTTGGAACTAAAAAAGGTAATTGATGCGAAAAAGAATGCaacagcaaattaa
- the LOC128252175 gene encoding glutathione S-transferase D7-like, whose translation MPNMDLYNMPGAPTSRAVQMTAKALGLELNSKFINTMEGDQLKPEFVKINPQHTIPTLVDNGFAIWESRAIAVYLVEKYGKTDSPLYPKDPQKRAVINQRLYFDMAILYDALTKYMYPLFRTGQLGDQESLDKFNAALELLNTFLEGQDYVAGSKLSVADIVILATLSTIEMISFDLQKFPNVERWYKNAQKVTPGWAENLESLKQLQKFIEQKMAEKK comes from the coding sequence ATGCCCAACATGGATCTCTACAATATGCCCGGTGCTCCGACCAGCCGTGCCGTTCAGATGACTGCCAAGGCTCTGGGCCTCGAACTGAACTCCAAGTTCATAAACACCATGGAGGGTGACCAACTGAAGCCGGAGTTTGTGAAAATCAACCCGCAGCACACCATTCCCACCCTGGTGGACAACGGATTCGCCATCTGGGAGTCCCGCGCCATTGCGGTCTACCTGGTGGAGAAGTACGGGAAGACCGATTCCCCACTCTACCCTAAGGATCCCCAGAAGCGAGCTGTGATCAACCAGCGGCTGTACTTCGACATGGCCATCCTGTACGACGCCCTCACCAAGTACATGTACCCCCTCTTCCGCACTGGCCAGCTGGGGGATCAGGAGTCGTTGGACAAGTTCAATGCCGCCCTGGAGTTGCTCAACACGTTCCTGGAGGGTCAGGACTACGTGGCCGGCAGCAAACTGTCCGTGGCCGACATCGTCATCCTGGCCACCCTGTCCACCATCGAGATGATTTCGTTTGACTTGCAGAAATTCCCGAACGTGGAGAGGTGGTACAAGAATGCCCAGAAGGTCACTCCTGGTTGGGCAGAGAACTTGGAAAGCCTTAAGCAGTTGCAGAAGTTCATAGAGCAGAAGATGGCAGAAAAGAAGTAA
- the LOC128252178 gene encoding glutathione S-transferase 1-1, giving the protein MDFYYHPCSAPCRSVMMTAKTLGVELNMKLLKVMDGEQLKPEFVKLNPQHTIPTLVDNGFSIWESRAILTYLVEKYGQDDSLYPSDPEKRAVVNQRLYFDMGTLFQSFIEAIYPQLRNKQPADPEALQKVDSAFGHLDTFLEDQDYVAGDCLTVADIALLASVSTFEVVDFDIAQYPNVARWYENAKEVTPGWEENWEGVQMIKKFVQENSQKD; this is encoded by the coding sequence ATGGACTTCTACTACCATCCTTGCTCGGCTCCTTGCCGTTCCGTCATGATGACAGCCAAGACCCTGGGCGTTGAGCTGAACATGAAGCTATTGAAGGTCATGGACGGGGAGCAGCTGAAGCCGGAGTTTGTGAAGCTCAATCCACAGCACACCATTCCCACGTTGGTGGACAATGGGTTCTCCATCTGGGAATCCCGGGCCATTTTGACTTACCTGGTGGAGAAATACGGACAGGATGACTCTCTTTATCCGAGCGATCCCGAGAAGCGGGCTGTGGTCAATCAGCGACTGTACTTCGACATGGGCACCCTGTTCCAGAGTTTCATCGAGGCCATCTACCCTCAGCTCAGGAACAAGCAGCCCGCAGATCCGGAGGCCTTGCAGAAAGTGGACAGCGCCTTCGGGCACCTGGACACCTTCCTGGAGGACCAGGACTATGTGGCTGGAGACTGCCTCACCGTGGCCGACATTGCGCTCCTTGCCTCCGTCTCGACCTTCGAGGTGGTCGACTTCGACATTGCCCAATATCCGAACGTGGCCAGGTGGTACGAGAATGCCAAGGAGGTCACTCCCGGCTGGGAGGAGAACTGGGAGGGAGTCCAGATGATCAAAAAGTTCGTCCAGGAAAACAGCCAGAAAGATTGA
- the LOC128252166 gene encoding uncharacterized protein LOC128252166, whose translation MFPKKCRSQLLLLLVLMVRGSLCLPALDAAPPAATPNTIEESDKLLEGSGAANSAPQDAAPATSNETIPPATENSETAVPDNVASGSSIDPTTIYGGGILTPEAFQQYLSQYGAYAPFAGSYPSPVPGAAPGIYPYPGPIVVQSGYEGFLVPTNVAGQSDSTSVVATQPNSSASPNPLLAFASNLLPSILMSTLFRIAAVVLSAVGIILFGGAITSALCRITPICEIPARAVNILRTGGAQDVGRMLAEEMTPERVRRATEFVRNAIRKYRQLQKLVEASEAVTELSN comes from the exons ATGTTCCCGAAAAAGTGCAGATCCCAATTGCTATTGCTCCTGGTGCTGATGGTACGGGGATCGCTATGTCTGCCCGCCCTGGATGCTGCTCCTCCGGCTGCCACGCCCAACACCATCGAGGAGTCGGACAAGCTGCTCGAGGGGAGCGGCGCGGCGAACAGTGCACCCCAGGATGCAGCCCCTGCAACCAGTAACGAAACCATCCCCCCAGCCACGGAGAATTCGGAGACAGCGGTG CCGGACAATGTGGCCAGTGGGAGCAGCATTGATCCCACCACCATTTACGGCGGAGGAATCCTCACGCCCGAGGCCTTCCAGCAGTATCTGAGTCAGTACGGAGCCTATGCTCCGTTCGCCGGTTCCTATCCGTCTCCTGTTCCGGGAGCAGCACCTGGCATCTATCCGTATCCGGGCCCCATTGTGGTGCAGTCGGGTTACGAGGGATTTCTGGTGCCCACAAACGTGGCCGGGCAATCGGACAGCACCTCTGTGGTGGCCACTCAACCCAACTCCTCCGCGTCCCCCAATCCCCTGCTGGCCTTCGCTTCCAACCTGTTGCCCTCGATCCTGATGTCCACGCTCTTCCGCATCGCCGCCGTGGTTTTGTCCGCCGTGGGGATCATCCTCTTTGGCGGCGCCATCACCAGTGCCCTGTGCAGGATCACCCCCATCTGCGAAATACCCGCCCGGGCTGTGAATATCCTGCGCACCGGTGGAGCCCAGGACGTGGGTCGCATGCTGGCCGAGGAGATGACCCCGGAACGGGTGCGTCGGGCAACGGAATTCGTGCGCAACGCCATCCGGAAGTACCGCCAGCTCCAGAAGCTAGTGGAGGCTTCGGAGGCGGTGACCGAGCTGTCCAACTAG